TGAGTACGACGCAGATGGGGACAACCCATCAGCGATATCCGGCTACAATAAATCGTTTTCGCTGTTGAGGAACGACCCATGTTCGACAAGACGATGCAAATCGAGGGCTACGACGACGAGCTCTGGCAGGCGATCCAGGACGAGGAGCGCCGCCAGGAAGAGCACATCGAACTGATCGCCTCGGAGAACTACACGAGCCCGCGCGTCATGCAGGCGCAGGGCGGGGTCATGACGAACAAGTACGCCGAGGGCTACCCGGGCAAGCGCTACTACGGCGGCTGCGAATACGTCGACGTCGCCGAGCGCCTCGCCATCGAGCGGGCCAAGCAGCTCTTCGGTGCCGATTACGCCAATGTCCAGCCGCACTCGGGCTCGCAGGCCAATGCCGCCGTCTACATGGCGCTCTGCCAGCCGGGCGACACGGTGCTGGGCATGAGCCTCGCCCACGGTGGGCACCTGACCCATGGCGCCAAGCCCAATTTCTCCGGCAAGCTCTACAACGCCGTCCAGTACGGGCTGGACACGGCCACCGGCGAGATCGACTACGCCGAGGTCGAGCGCCTCGCCCGCGAGCATCGCCCGCGGATGATCGTCGCCGGCTTCTCGGCCTACTCGCGCATCGTCGATTGGGCGCGCTTTCGCGCCATCGCCGACGCCGTCGGGGCCTATCTGCTGGTCGACATGGCCCATGTCGCTGGCCTGGTCGCCGCCGGCCTCTACCCGAGCCCGGTGCAGATCGCCGACGTGACGACGACGACGACCCACAAGACGCTGCGCGGCCCGCGCGGCGGCCTGATCCTGGCGAAGGCCAACCCGGAGATCGAGAAACGGCTCAACTCGCTGGTCTTCCCCGGTATCCAGGGTGGCCCGCTGATGCACGTGATCGCGGCCAAGGCGGTGGCCTTCAAGGAGGCGATGGAGCCGGCCTTCAAGGCCTACCAGCAACAGGTCTTGATCAACGCTCAGACGATGGCCGAGGTCTTCCTCGCGCGCGGTTACGACGTGGTCTCCGGTGGCACCAACGACCACCTTTTCCTGGTCAGCTTCATCGACCAGGGCCTCACCGGCAAGGACGTCGATGCCTGGCTCGACGCGGCCCACATCACGGTCAACAAGAATGCGGTGCCGAACGATCCCCAGTCGCCGTTCGTCACCAGCGGCATCCGGGTCGGCACCCCGGCGATCACGACCCGCGGCCTCGGCACCGACGAGGCCCGCGCGCTGGCCGGCTGGATGTGCGACGTCATCGATGCCCGCGGCGATCAGGCGGCGATCGGTGCCGTGCGCGACCAGGTCCTCGGCCTCTGCGCCCGCTTCCCGGTCTACGAGCGCGGCTAGGATCCCCCGACCATGCGCTGCCCGTTTTGCGGTGCCCCGGACACCAAGGTCGTC
This portion of the Thioflavicoccus mobilis 8321 genome encodes:
- the glyA gene encoding serine hydroxymethyltransferase, which codes for MFDKTMQIEGYDDELWQAIQDEERRQEEHIELIASENYTSPRVMQAQGGVMTNKYAEGYPGKRYYGGCEYVDVAERLAIERAKQLFGADYANVQPHSGSQANAAVYMALCQPGDTVLGMSLAHGGHLTHGAKPNFSGKLYNAVQYGLDTATGEIDYAEVERLAREHRPRMIVAGFSAYSRIVDWARFRAIADAVGAYLLVDMAHVAGLVAAGLYPSPVQIADVTTTTTHKTLRGPRGGLILAKANPEIEKRLNSLVFPGIQGGPLMHVIAAKAVAFKEAMEPAFKAYQQQVLINAQTMAEVFLARGYDVVSGGTNDHLFLVSFIDQGLTGKDVDAWLDAAHITVNKNAVPNDPQSPFVTSGIRVGTPAITTRGLGTDEARALAGWMCDVIDARGDQAAIGAVRDQVLGLCARFPVYERG